In the Danaus plexippus chromosome 16 unlocalized genomic scaffold, MEX_DaPlex mxdp_31, whole genome shotgun sequence genome, one interval contains:
- the LOC116771875 gene encoding RNA polymerase II subunit A C-terminal domain phosphatase isoform X1: protein MADKTMPISVPSEKPLKVIKWKVKEGIFVSCGQILFLYSDSSGNKSEVKKFKALRSGTIVSIKVKEGDIVEPGGCIADLEQCRHPTVMKEMCAECGADLRSGESQKRDVAVVPMVHSVPELKVSEELAQKLGREDADRLLKDRKLVLLVDLDQTLVHTTNDNIPPNIKDVLHFFLRGPGNQGRWCHTRLRPKTHEFLESAAKNYELHVCTFGARQYAHAITELLDPQKKFFSHRILSRDECFDARTKSANLKALFPCGDNMVCIIDDREDVWRHASNLIQVRPYSFFQSTGDINAPPPLPEEKTKLLSGKNGSQVSKDNQMPTLDAEPEKENKEIIEKVNSDKKDSENGIIKDKKDDKMENDANEKVETPVWVESSEGQIEVDDPDDYLIYLDDILKRIHNHFYDIYDKMENSENEKSIPDLKYIIPEVKSQVLAGSSLVFSGLVPTHQRLETSRAYQVAKTLGAEVTQDFTDKTTHLVAMRAGTAKVNASKKLGEDKSKIHVVTPEWLWTCAERWERVEEKLYPLQRVGQSSLRRPPAHCNSPPPAPAVRKRTPSGRFMDTINPLLSFSSDDIADMDREVEDIFNESDESSSDDEEKVLGDNDEENITEDRLLSLESGNSAQERLQEKLNEDSNDSNTEDGERALKRPRPSTPSDDEGPPDDDDTSWNLMGAALEREFLAQD from the exons ATGGCTGACAAAACTATGCCTATTTCTGTTCCATCCGAAAAGcctttaaaagttataaaatggaAAGTTAAGGAAGGTATTTTTGTGTCCTGtggtcaaatattatttttatacagtgATTCGTCAGGCAATAAAAGTGaagttaagaaatttaaagcaTTGCGCTCTGGTACTATTGTGTCCATCAAGGTGAAAGAAGGAGACATCGTAGAGCCTGG GGGTTGTATAGCTGATTTAGAACAATGCCGCCATCCCACTGTCATGAAAGAAATGTGTGCGGAATGTGGAGCCGATTTACGTTCCGGAGAATCACAAAAAAGAGATGTAGCTGTGGTCCCCATGGTTCACTCTGTACCCGAGTTAAAG GTATCTGAAGAATTGGCACAAAAATTAGGTCGTGAGGACGCCGATCGCTTACTTAAAGATCGTAAACTTGTTTTGCTTGTTGATCTTGATCAAACGTTAGTGCACACCACCAATGACAATATACCtcctaatataaaa GATGTACTCCACTTCTTTCTTCGAGGTCCTGGCAATCAAGGCAGGTGGTGTCACACTAGATTAAGACCTAAAACCCATGAGTTCTTAGAATCTGCAGCCAAGAATTATGAGCTACATGTATGTACATTCGGTGCGAGGCAGTATGCACATGCAATAACTGAATTATTGGatccacaaaaaaaattcttctcTCACAGGATTCTATCAAGAGATGAATGCTTCGATGCTAGGACCAAGTCAGCAAATTTGAA AGCACTATTCCCTTGTGGCGACAACATGGTGTGTATTATTGATGATCGTGAAGATGTATGGCGTCATGCCAGCAACTTAATCCAAGTGAGACCTTACTCATTCTTTCAGTCCACAGGTGATATAAATGCTCCACCGCCATTGC CTGAAGAAAAGACTAAACTTTTAAGCGGCAAAAATGGTTCCCAAGTATCCAAAGATAATCAAATGCCAACACTGGATGCTGAGCCggagaaagaaaataaagagaTCATAGAGAAAGTTAATTCAGATAAGAAAGATAGTGAAAACggtataataaaagataaaaaagatgATAAAATGGAAAATGATGCTAATGAAAAAGTTGAAACACCAGTGTGGGTTGAATCATCCGAAGGGCAGATAGAAGTTGATGATCCCGatgactatttaatatatctagacgacatattaaaaagaatacaCAA ccACTTCTatgatatatatgataaaatggAGAATAGTGAAAATGAGAAAAGTATCCcagatttgaaatatataataccagAAGTTAAAAGTCAAGTGCTGGCTGGTTCCAGTCTTGTGTTTAGTGGTTTGGTGCCTACACACCAGAGGTTAGAGACATCTAGAGCATATCAAGTTGCAAAAACATTAGGGGCTGAGGTCACACAAGATTTCACAGATAAAACTACACATTTAGTTGCTATGAGAGCAG GTACAGCGAAAGTAAATGCAAGTAAAAAGCTGGGCGAAGATAAATCAAAGATACATGTCGTTACACCCGAATGGCTGTGGACTTGCGCCGAGCGTTGGGAACGTGTTGAAGAGAAATTGTACCCTTTACAAAGAGTAGGGCAG AGCAGTTTACGCCGCCCGCCCGCGCATTGCAATAGCCCTCCACCAGCACCTGCGGTAAGGAAAAGGACTCCGTCCGGCCGATTCATGGACACTATCAATCCTCTGCTGTCTTTTTCAAGCGATGATATTGCTGATATGGATAGAGAG GTAGaagacatttttaatgaatcaGATGAGAGTTCATCGGACGACGAGGAGAAGGTGCTCGGTGATAATGATGAAGAGAATATTACTGAAGACAGACTGCTGAGTCTGGAGTCAGGAAATAGTGCTCAGGAAAG GTTACAAGAAAAACTCAATGAAGATTCTAATGATTCCAACAcag aagaTGGGGAGAGAGCTCTTAAAAGGCCACGACCATCCACACCCTCGGATGATGAGGGTCCGCCTGATGATGACGATACTTCGTGGAACCTCATGGGCGCAGCCCTAGAGAGAGAGTTCCTCGCTCAAgattaa
- the LOC116771875 gene encoding RNA polymerase II subunit A C-terminal domain phosphatase isoform X2: MKEMCAECGADLRSGESQKRDVAVVPMVHSVPELKVSEELAQKLGREDADRLLKDRKLVLLVDLDQTLVHTTNDNIPPNIKDVLHFFLRGPGNQGRWCHTRLRPKTHEFLESAAKNYELHVCTFGARQYAHAITELLDPQKKFFSHRILSRDECFDARTKSANLKALFPCGDNMVCIIDDREDVWRHASNLIQVRPYSFFQSTGDINAPPPLPEEKTKLLSGKNGSQVSKDNQMPTLDAEPEKENKEIIEKVNSDKKDSENGIIKDKKDDKMENDANEKVETPVWVESSEGQIEVDDPDDYLIYLDDILKRIHNHFYDIYDKMENSENEKSIPDLKYIIPEVKSQVLAGSSLVFSGLVPTHQRLETSRAYQVAKTLGAEVTQDFTDKTTHLVAMRAGTAKVNASKKLGEDKSKIHVVTPEWLWTCAERWERVEEKLYPLQRVGQSSLRRPPAHCNSPPPAPAVRKRTPSGRFMDTINPLLSFSSDDIADMDREVEDIFNESDESSSDDEEKVLGDNDEENITEDRLLSLESGNSAQERLQEKLNEDSNDSNTEDGERALKRPRPSTPSDDEGPPDDDDTSWNLMGAALEREFLAQD; encoded by the exons ATGAAAGAAATGTGTGCGGAATGTGGAGCCGATTTACGTTCCGGAGAATCACAAAAAAGAGATGTAGCTGTGGTCCCCATGGTTCACTCTGTACCCGAGTTAAAG GTATCTGAAGAATTGGCACAAAAATTAGGTCGTGAGGACGCCGATCGCTTACTTAAAGATCGTAAACTTGTTTTGCTTGTTGATCTTGATCAAACGTTAGTGCACACCACCAATGACAATATACCtcctaatataaaa GATGTACTCCACTTCTTTCTTCGAGGTCCTGGCAATCAAGGCAGGTGGTGTCACACTAGATTAAGACCTAAAACCCATGAGTTCTTAGAATCTGCAGCCAAGAATTATGAGCTACATGTATGTACATTCGGTGCGAGGCAGTATGCACATGCAATAACTGAATTATTGGatccacaaaaaaaattcttctcTCACAGGATTCTATCAAGAGATGAATGCTTCGATGCTAGGACCAAGTCAGCAAATTTGAA AGCACTATTCCCTTGTGGCGACAACATGGTGTGTATTATTGATGATCGTGAAGATGTATGGCGTCATGCCAGCAACTTAATCCAAGTGAGACCTTACTCATTCTTTCAGTCCACAGGTGATATAAATGCTCCACCGCCATTGC CTGAAGAAAAGACTAAACTTTTAAGCGGCAAAAATGGTTCCCAAGTATCCAAAGATAATCAAATGCCAACACTGGATGCTGAGCCggagaaagaaaataaagagaTCATAGAGAAAGTTAATTCAGATAAGAAAGATAGTGAAAACggtataataaaagataaaaaagatgATAAAATGGAAAATGATGCTAATGAAAAAGTTGAAACACCAGTGTGGGTTGAATCATCCGAAGGGCAGATAGAAGTTGATGATCCCGatgactatttaatatatctagacgacatattaaaaagaatacaCAA ccACTTCTatgatatatatgataaaatggAGAATAGTGAAAATGAGAAAAGTATCCcagatttgaaatatataataccagAAGTTAAAAGTCAAGTGCTGGCTGGTTCCAGTCTTGTGTTTAGTGGTTTGGTGCCTACACACCAGAGGTTAGAGACATCTAGAGCATATCAAGTTGCAAAAACATTAGGGGCTGAGGTCACACAAGATTTCACAGATAAAACTACACATTTAGTTGCTATGAGAGCAG GTACAGCGAAAGTAAATGCAAGTAAAAAGCTGGGCGAAGATAAATCAAAGATACATGTCGTTACACCCGAATGGCTGTGGACTTGCGCCGAGCGTTGGGAACGTGTTGAAGAGAAATTGTACCCTTTACAAAGAGTAGGGCAG AGCAGTTTACGCCGCCCGCCCGCGCATTGCAATAGCCCTCCACCAGCACCTGCGGTAAGGAAAAGGACTCCGTCCGGCCGATTCATGGACACTATCAATCCTCTGCTGTCTTTTTCAAGCGATGATATTGCTGATATGGATAGAGAG GTAGaagacatttttaatgaatcaGATGAGAGTTCATCGGACGACGAGGAGAAGGTGCTCGGTGATAATGATGAAGAGAATATTACTGAAGACAGACTGCTGAGTCTGGAGTCAGGAAATAGTGCTCAGGAAAG GTTACAAGAAAAACTCAATGAAGATTCTAATGATTCCAACAcag aagaTGGGGAGAGAGCTCTTAAAAGGCCACGACCATCCACACCCTCGGATGATGAGGGTCCGCCTGATGATGACGATACTTCGTGGAACCTCATGGGCGCAGCCCTAGAGAGAGAGTTCCTCGCTCAAgattaa
- the LOC116771790 gene encoding small ribosomal subunit protein uS17m, which translates to MARNVAETARKFLLLGQCVPTVKQNATKIRVKRLELDENLLMYFRKDEFYYCHDPVKKCKTGDIVLIQALPHKMTKLITHEIKDVVYPFGDITDPVTGKKVAKAQYREDIEKQAEIYGKLDSGFDYNKAPARGWQDGKKDFTSKPTYTKFHVFDEEDPYAV; encoded by the exons ATGGCTCGAAATGTAGCTGAAACCGCGAGAAAATTTTTGCTACTTGGACAATGTGTGCCTACGGTAAAACAAAATGCGACAAAAATTCGTGTTAAGAGGTTAGAATtagatgaaaatttattgatg TATTTTAGAAAAGATGAATTTTACTATTGCCACGATCCTGTTAAGAAATGTAAAACTGGAGATATTGTACTTATACAAGCCCTGCCTCACaaaatgacaaaattaatCACCCATGAAATTAAGGACGTTGTGTATCCTTTCGGTGATATAACTGATCCAGTAACTGGTAAAAAAGTTGCAAAAGCTCAATATAGAGAGGATATTGAAAAACAAGCAGAAATTTATGGAAAGTTGGATTCTGGCTTTGATTATAACAAGGCCCCTGCAAGGGGTTGGCAAGATGGCAAAAAAGATTTTACGTCGAAACCTACGTACACTAAATTTCATGTGTTTGATGAAGAAGATCCTTATGcagtttga
- the LOC116772127 gene encoding peroxisomal membrane protein 11B: MDIVIQVNNQSNGRDKLARLFQYTSRLLWHQLESRNANKYSIDRIKSLENAMSSFRKVLRMGRCIDICYMALNTMHIEDPFLRMSLTVSKIAHALFLYADHVVWLAKSGFLKTDSDKWSKTANRFWLLSIIANLARDIYEILHLLEVNHTTLLKTSELLGCSIKHFDLQRSLKHVYTIIHCHRDIFIDTLKNSCDLFIPLTALGFTRLNPSAVGALGAISSLAALVTVIKPITKLLPA, translated from the exons ATGGATATTGTGATACAAGTAAACAACCAATCTAATGGTAGAGATAAACTGGccag gtTATTCCAATACACAAGCAGGCTTTTGTGGCATCAACTTGAATCTAGAAATgccaataaatattcaattgacAGAATAAAAAGCCTCGAAAATGCTATGAGTTCATTCAGAaaag TTCTCCGAATGGGCAGATGTATTGATATTTGCTACATGGCACTAAATACAATGCACATAGAAGATCCATTCTTAAGAATGTCATTGACTGTGAGCAAAATAGCACATGCACTGTTCTTATATGCCGACCATGTAGTTTGGTTGGCAAAGAGCGGTTTTCTAAAGACAGATTCAGATAAGTGGAGTAAAACTGCAAACAGGTTCTGGCTGTTATCAATAATTGCAAATTTGGCCAGAGATATTTATGAGATATTACATCTCTTAGAAGTCAATCACACAACATTGCTTAAGACCTCAGAATTATTGGGATGTtctattaaacattttgatcTGCAAAGGAGCTTGAAACATGTATACACAATTATACACTGTCATAGAGATATCTTTATAGATACACTGAAAAATTCTTGTGATTTATTCATTCCGTTGACTGCTTTAGGATTCACGAGGTTAAATCCCAGTGCAGTTGGTGCGTTAGGAGCTATTTCGTCATTAGCAGCATTAGTTACAGTAATTAAACCCATAACAAAATTGCTTCCAGCGTAA